ATGCCCCAGATTTCTGCAATGTCTATAAAAAGTGATTTTCTACTTACTTCTCTACCGTTATCGAATGATTTTTTCAGTCTTTCGTTTCTTACTATTTCTAAACCTTCTTTAAAACATTCTTCTTGTGAATATTTAATTCTAGATCTTAAGTCTCTTTCATATTTTCACCTGGCATCAAAATAAGCTCTGACATTAAAATCAAGGCGCATACGTTCAAGGTTTCTATACATTTTAGTAATGGAAAAAAAATTCACTAAGAAATCTTTTTTTAGTTGTTTTGTTACTTTAATAAGTGCAACAATTTTTCTAGAGTATTATATTCACCCAAAGGATGTTTTGCCAGGTCTAAATAATAAATAAATAATAAATCAGTGAGTTGTACTTTATGCTCGGCATCTATTAATACAGCCACGGTATGATAATATTTGGTATGCTTAAAACACATGAATGACAATTGTTTTTTTCACTGTATCGTAGTATAGAAATTGTTTTAATTGTGATCAACTAGTTCTATGTTATTCCCAAAAAATCCTTATTTACTAATATCAATGTTTTTTGCTCGTAATATTTTCAAAAAAAGTAAACAAATATTATTAAGATACTTTTTTCTTCTTTTTACGAATATATTCTTCAAGAGCTTGTCGCACAATTTTTTGATATGAAACTTTTTCTTCTTTTGCAAAACTTTGAATACAATTTAGCAAAGGATCTGAAATACGAATAGTTATACTCTTATTTTTAGGCGCAAATTCAAATGTTGTTAATTTAAAATCATCATTATCCATATATTCAGACAAATCTTGATCAATAAACTCTTCGGCCTCTTTATCTGTTGTTAGTTTTGGCAATTTTTTCTTCATATTTTTTAACCTCTTTACTGTGCATGTATCGAATTGAAATAGGTCTAACCAAACAACTTCCATCTTCAGTATATTTAAAAGTAATGGCTCCTACCATTGGTCTACTATTTTGGCCTTTTCCAAAAACTATATACCGCTGTTCAATATCCGAATGCTGAACATCAGGAGTCATAAATAACGTGTTCTTTAAAAAAGACTCTATCTCCTCACACGTTACACCATGTTTATCTCTGTTCTTAGTTATATTTCCATCATCCCAATCAAACCCATCAAATTTCAGCGTCATCAATCCAGAGTCTCCAATATTCAATAACCATTACGTAATTATAGTTCAACATAAATACATTTGTCAATACAAATGTATTTATGTTGAACTATAATTACGTATTTTCAAATACTTACAAAAGTCATTATTTGTAGATTTTTCAAACTAAGTAAAGTCGAAACAAAATCATACTTCGGCTCAACGAATTCTATAATTCTATGTTATTCATAAAAAATCCTCCTTTGCGTTTCAAAAACTTTATGTTTGTGAAAGAAAGTTTTTTAATAAAAATTAAAAATAAAAAAAGAGAGGAATGTTTGTGTTTTAAATTTAGACATACTATTTAAATAAAAATTTCACTTAATATAATTAATCAGTTACTTTTTTAACAAATTCAGACTTTAAACCCATGGCTCCAATACCTGGGACTTTGCAATCTATGTTATGATCTGCATCAACAAGACGAATGTTTTTAATTTTGGTACCAACTTTTACAACATTTGAAGAGCCTTTAACTTTAAGATCTTTAATGATAGTAACAGAATCTCCATCTTTAAGCTCCACACCGTATGCGTCACGTACCATTATTGTTTGCGGGTTTTCTTGGTTGTTTTTTAGATTTTTTGAGAACTCATGCCCACACTCTGGACATATTAAGATTTCGCCATCTTCATACACATATGTTGACTGGCATTGGGGACAAGGAGAAATTTCACTCATAAGGAACCCTTTCTTAAAGTACGAGTTTTTAAGCTCAGCAAAACAAATAATTCAGCAAACTCAATACTGCAAGAAAAATAATTATGCTATTAAAAATAATTATTCACAAAATAACTTACAAGAAATTTCATAATATCCATCAAAAAATTCGTACATTTTAAAACCATATGTCTTATTATCAATATCATTATTTTCGTTGCTACCATTATATTTAAATTGTGCAAAACTAGAAGGCCCTGCTTCTAAATTATAGGTATTTCCAATTTTAATTGAATAATGATTATGCACATGACCTGTTATTAAAACTTTAACATTATCGTATTTATTTAAAACATTAACCAAATCGTGACCATTTAACATAGGGCAATCATCAATTAATGGTGTTCCTACTGCAACTGGATGATGATGAGTGATTACAGCACAATTGTAGTTTTTAATTTTAGCTTGTTTGATGTTAGTATCAATTCTTTGCAGTTCTTGGTTTGATAAAACTCCATAATCTTTACCTTCTATGCAAGAATCAGCACCTAAAAACAACCAATTTTCTAACCATAGTTCCTTTAAATGAAAAAAATTATGACTTTCAGAAAATACTTTTATTAAATTACTTTTTGAATCGTGGTTTCCGTTTATAAAATAAATTTTTTTATTTATTTTTTGAAGCGAGTTAACAACAAAATTATAAGACTCAATACTACCGTCATCTGAAATGTCACCAGTTAAAATTACAAAATCAAAATCTTTTATATTATTGCTAATATAATTTGTAATATTTTCTAATTTTTTTCTTGGATTAACTCCATACATTAAACTATCTGTTTCTTTTTTAATGT
This region of Spirobacillus cienkowskii genomic DNA includes:
- a CDS encoding CopG family antitoxin, translating into MKKKLPKLTTDKEAEEFIDQDLSEYMDNDDFKLTTFEFAPKNKSITIRISDPLLNCIQSFAKEEKVSYQKIVRQALEEYIRKKKKKVS
- a CDS encoding BrnT family toxin; translated protein: MTLKFDGFDWDDGNITKNRDKHGVTCEEIESFLKNTLFMTPDVQHSDIEQRYIVFGKGQNSRPMVGAITFKYTEDGSCLVRPISIRYMHSKEVKKYEEKIAKTNNR
- a CDS encoding zinc ribbon domain-containing protein YjdM; protein product: MSEISPCPQCQSTYVYEDGEILICPECGHEFSKNLKNNQENPQTIMVRDAYGVELKDGDSVTIIKDLKVKGSSNVVKVGTKIKNIRLVDADHNIDCKVPGIGAMGLKSEFVKKVTD
- a CDS encoding metallophosphoesterase; this encodes MKIIQITDCHIKKETDSLMYGVNPRKKLENITNYISNNIKDFDFVILTGDISDDGSIESYNFVVNSLQKINKKIYFINGNHDSKSNLIKVFSESHNFFHLKELWLENWLFLGADSCIEGKDYGVLSNQELQRIDTNIKQAKIKNYNCAVITHHHPVAVGTPLIDDCPMLNGHDLVNVLNKYDNVKVLITGHVHNHYSIKIGNTYNLEAGPSSFAQFKYNGSNENNDIDNKTYGFKMYEFFDGYYEISCKLFCE